The proteins below are encoded in one region of Marinibacterium anthonyi:
- a CDS encoding L-Ala-D/L-Glu epimerase gives MKIDGWSVEAVEHRNLDPEWHYAGRDVPRLPGLRVALRAGAWMGEGYAPFLPHLDASAQALTETGRALAAPMTGADVLDLDGALARLGPCGRALNAARSAVEMALLDLAARARGQSVARMLGGVPVPVPVLRIIPVKTPDRMAAIAAALVAEGYGALKLKATGTIGDDIARIAAVRARVGDDVVLTVDANQACDVIGALAFETALRPLGVWSLEQPVPAGDPAVLAQVRAGAETRIEADEALFTQPDLDRLLAARAPDGISLKLARSGGLLPSLQMARAAQARGVHARIGTAFGGPLVTLATATLAALHACSGPAECAEFTHFNDEDHLWPDIRAGVLTLPDSPGFGQVRRTPWQAPWLD, from the coding sequence ATGAAGATCGACGGCTGGTCGGTCGAGGCGGTCGAACACCGCAACCTCGACCCGGAATGGCACTATGCTGGGCGCGACGTGCCCCGTCTGCCGGGGCTGCGCGTGGCGCTGCGGGCGGGGGCGTGGATGGGCGAAGGCTATGCCCCGTTCCTGCCGCACCTGGATGCCAGCGCGCAGGCGCTGACGGAAACGGGCCGCGCCCTTGCCGCCCCGATGACGGGGGCGGATGTTCTGGACCTGGATGGCGCGCTGGCGCGTCTTGGCCCCTGTGGTCGGGCGCTGAACGCGGCGCGCTCGGCCGTCGAGATGGCGTTGCTGGACCTGGCGGCGCGGGCGCGCGGGCAAAGCGTGGCGCGGATGCTGGGGGGCGTGCCCGTCCCGGTGCCGGTGCTGCGGATCATCCCGGTCAAGACGCCCGATCGCATGGCCGCGATCGCGGCAGCGCTGGTGGCCGAGGGCTATGGCGCATTGAAGCTGAAGGCGACCGGGACCATCGGGGACGACATCGCCCGCATCGCTGCCGTGCGCGCGCGCGTCGGGGATGACGTGGTGCTGACCGTCGATGCCAACCAGGCCTGCGATGTGATCGGCGCGCTGGCCTTCGAGACCGCGCTGCGCCCGCTTGGCGTCTGGTCGCTGGAACAACCCGTGCCCGCGGGCGATCCCGCCGTTCTGGCGCAGGTCCGGGCCGGGGCGGAAACGCGGATCGAAGCGGACGAGGCCCTGTTCACCCAACCCGACCTGGACCGTCTGCTGGCCGCAAGGGCCCCCGACGGGATCAGCCTGAAACTGGCCCGGTCCGGCGGGCTGCTGCCGTCCCTGCAGATGGCGCGCGCGGCGCAGGCCCGGGGCGTTCATGCGCGCATCGGCACCGCCTTCGGCGGCCCGCTGGTGACGCTGGCCACCGCGACGCTGGCGGCGCTGCATGCCTGTTCAGGCCCCGCCGAATGCGCCGAGTTCACCCATTTCAACGACGAGGATCACCTTTGGCCCGACATCCGGGCCGGCGTTCTGACCCTGCCGGACTCCCCCGGTTTCGGCCAGGTGCGCCGGACGCCCTGGCAGGCGCCCTGGCTGGACTAG
- a CDS encoding transcriptional regulator SlyA — translation MTTNDDIDGIGHNDDDIRYLFSYNLQRLAGLSSRIALLGLKPHFDLNTHDWRAMAVLDFLGVAPLHVLAKRAGVQKSQMSRTVSVLEDRGFIAREANPDDKRSVNLRLTPAGQKLVRDVLAASRERNRHMLTELTQEERCELMRLMEKVSRGSMAYLRELKGETTPRRRPPPPATIFESEIP, via the coding sequence TTGACCACCAACGACGATATTGATGGAATTGGCCACAACGACGACGACATCCGGTATCTGTTTTCCTATAATCTTCAGCGCCTTGCCGGTCTGTCTTCGCGCATTGCGCTGCTGGGCCTGAAGCCCCATTTCGACCTGAACACCCATGACTGGCGCGCCATGGCCGTGCTGGATTTCCTGGGCGTCGCGCCGCTGCATGTGCTGGCGAAACGTGCGGGCGTGCAGAAAAGCCAGATGAGCCGCACGGTTTCCGTGCTGGAAGATCGCGGATTCATCGCGCGCGAAGCGAACCCCGACGACAAGCGCAGCGTGAACCTGCGCCTGACGCCGGCGGGCCAGAAGCTGGTTCGGGACGTGTTGGCCGCGTCGCGGGAACGCAACCGCCACATGCTGACGGAACTGACACAGGAAGAACGCTGCGAGCTGATGCGCCTGATGGAGAAGGTGTCGCGCGGGTCGATGGCGTACCTGCGCGAACTGAAGGGCGAAACGACGCCGCGCCGCCGCCCGCCACCGCCCGCCACGATCTTCGAATCCGAAATTCCCTGA
- the hcaR_5 gene encoding Hca operon transcriptional activator has product MHDDVTVRQVRLALGGHPAIVATRLNFAGETMKNLDLFRSFAVLGELCNFSAAAARLGIAQPTLTKQIARLEDLLGTQLFNRSRQGTELTEFGRQFLAEVQPLVREADRIWDLGQRMAGGETGRLAVGFTFSALEVMTRALIAYRDAYPEVELTFDDISSRSQLPMVRDRQLDVAFARWPGAPDLASRMVSRDRLAFVFPASLADRIDDIDSPAVRNLPFVRLKKSVAPGFEGAVERLFAWKELNPVVTHWVNESLVQLRMVSAGFGVAVMHESALVGIIDSHAIIAQGIEGPALAWQVGMFWRKDERNPVVWNFLRIAQETMGLPQGSAGAPHS; this is encoded by the coding sequence ATGCACGACGACGTGACGGTGCGACAGGTGCGGCTGGCTCTCGGGGGGCATCCCGCTATAGTCGCGACGCGCCTGAATTTCGCCGGGGAGACCATGAAGAACCTCGATCTGTTCCGTTCCTTTGCCGTGCTGGGCGAGCTGTGCAATTTCTCGGCCGCCGCCGCACGGCTGGGGATCGCGCAGCCCACGCTGACCAAGCAGATCGCCCGGCTTGAAGACCTTCTGGGCACCCAGCTGTTCAACCGGTCCCGGCAGGGCACCGAGCTGACCGAGTTCGGCCGTCAGTTCCTGGCCGAGGTGCAGCCGCTGGTGCGCGAGGCGGACCGGATCTGGGACCTGGGCCAGCGGATGGCGGGGGGCGAGACCGGGCGCCTGGCCGTCGGCTTCACCTTTTCGGCGCTCGAGGTCATGACCCGCGCCCTGATCGCCTATCGCGACGCCTACCCCGAGGTCGAGCTGACCTTCGACGACATATCCTCGCGGTCGCAATTGCCGATGGTGCGCGACCGGCAGCTGGACGTGGCCTTTGCCCGCTGGCCCGGCGCGCCGGACCTGGCGTCGCGCATGGTGTCGCGCGACCGGCTGGCCTTTGTCTTTCCGGCCAGCCTTGCCGACCGGATCGACGACATCGACAGCCCGGCGGTTCGCAACCTGCCGTTCGTGCGGCTGAAGAAATCCGTCGCGCCCGGGTTCGAAGGCGCGGTCGAACGGCTGTTCGCGTGGAAAGAGCTTAACCCCGTGGTGACCCATTGGGTCAACGAGAGCCTGGTGCAGCTGCGCATGGTATCGGCCGGGTTCGGCGTTGCGGTCATGCATGAATCGGCGCTGGTTGGCATCATCGACAGCCACGCGATCATTGCCCAGGGCATCGAAGGTCCGGCGCTGGCCTGGCAGGTGGGCATGTTCTGGCGCAAGGACGAACGGAACCCGGTGGTCTGGAATTTCCTGCGCATCGCGCAGGAGACCATGGGCCTGCCGCAGGGCAGTGCCGGCGCGCCTCATTCCTAA
- the ntaA_11 gene encoding Nitrilotriacetate monooxygenase component A produces the protein MTRQMHLAAFMNAGPMGTTGWRHKDADPGFLTAAYYKKAARILEAARFDLAFIPDALSMPRSLGGSFRPAVEWGSGTPRIDPMTVLGVMAGVTEHLGLAATISTGYHEPYNLARTLGTFDHMTDGRAGWNIVTSFQDAEAQNFGQDRLPPREDRYARAEEVLQATTQLWDSWDDDVIFQDKDSGHFGDPDKVRSVDYAGDYVKTQGPLGVPRPPQGYPLLIQAGASPRGRDFAARWADVIFSSAESMESAAAFYADIKARAKAHGRDPDQVKILTAATVVVGDTDAEAMAKHEAFADLVHPLAGLSRLAYHVNVDLTKYDLDGPLPTLEEVGVQGHYEEVVEFARRENLTVREIGRWYGARSEGNMIGSATTIADNMERWMEAGASDGFMVQATHLPGAFEEFADFVVPELQRRGLHRTEYTGRTARETLGLDRPKRDEWKTRAAPAGA, from the coding sequence ATGACCAGACAGATGCACCTTGCCGCTTTCATGAACGCGGGGCCGATGGGCACCACCGGCTGGCGTCACAAGGATGCCGATCCGGGCTTTCTGACGGCAGCCTATTACAAGAAGGCCGCCCGCATCCTTGAAGCCGCCCGCTTTGACCTGGCCTTCATTCCCGACGCGTTGTCGATGCCCCGGTCGCTGGGCGGGTCGTTCCGGCCGGCGGTCGAATGGGGATCGGGGACGCCGCGCATCGATCCGATGACCGTGCTGGGCGTAATGGCGGGGGTGACGGAGCACCTGGGCCTCGCCGCCACGATATCGACCGGCTACCACGAACCCTATAACCTGGCGCGCACGCTGGGCACCTTCGATCACATGACCGACGGGCGCGCGGGCTGGAACATCGTGACCTCGTTCCAGGATGCCGAGGCGCAGAATTTCGGCCAGGACAGGCTGCCCCCGCGCGAAGACCGCTATGCCCGCGCCGAAGAGGTGCTGCAGGCCACGACCCAGCTGTGGGACAGCTGGGATGACGACGTGATCTTCCAGGACAAGGACAGCGGGCATTTCGGCGATCCCGACAAGGTCCGGTCGGTCGATTACGCGGGCGATTACGTCAAGACGCAGGGCCCCCTGGGCGTGCCGCGCCCGCCGCAGGGCTATCCGCTGCTGATCCAGGCCGGGGCGTCGCCGCGCGGGCGCGACTTTGCCGCCCGCTGGGCCGACGTGATCTTTTCCAGCGCCGAGTCGATGGAAAGCGCGGCCGCCTTCTACGCCGACATCAAGGCGCGGGCGAAGGCCCATGGCCGCGACCCGGACCAGGTCAAGATCCTGACCGCCGCCACCGTCGTGGTGGGCGACACGGACGCCGAAGCCATGGCCAAGCACGAGGCCTTTGCCGACCTGGTCCACCCGCTGGCCGGGCTGTCGCGGCTGGCCTACCACGTGAACGTGGACCTGACGAAATACGACCTGGACGGGCCGCTGCCGACGCTGGAAGAGGTCGGCGTGCAGGGGCATTACGAAGAAGTCGTCGAATTCGCGCGTCGCGAGAACCTGACCGTGCGCGAGATCGGGCGCTGGTACGGGGCGCGCAGCGAAGGCAACATGATCGGTTCCGCGACGACCATCGCCGACAACATGGAACGCTGGATGGAGGCCGGGGCCTCGGACGGGTTCATGGTGCAGGCGACGCATCTGCCCGGCGCCTTCGAGGAATTCGCCGATTTCGTGGTGCCGGAACTGCAGCGGCGGGGCCTGCACCGGACGGAATACACCGGCCGCACCGCGCGCGAGACGCTGGGCCTGGACCGTCCGAAGCGGGACGAATGGAAGACCCGCGCGGCACCGGCTGGCGCATGA
- the sseA_2 gene encoding 3-mercaptopyruvate sulfurtransferase — MTRAPDLPASLLVDPDWLADAVERVVVLDASVARIDRPGGVTGFASGADVFAGEHLPGAQLADLFGGFSDMDAPLSFTRPSPEALERSARALGVNNDSVVVVYDRLGGAYAARIWLLFHSVGFDRVRVLNGGLQAWKTSGYAVETGPAASVAPGDFSVGPLRADFVTTDDVARMVSDGADAMQPLVCGLRPPQFTGEGSDDPRLGHIPGSVNLPFPELLDGDGKLDLDRFQDRFNALDLAMDAVPVLYCGGGINAAGLALALAATGHREFRVYDDSMSGWTADPARPVARGDAP, encoded by the coding sequence ATGACCCGGGCGCCTGACCTGCCCGCGTCGCTGCTGGTCGATCCGGACTGGCTGGCCGACGCTGTTGAGCGCGTGGTGGTTCTGGATGCGTCCGTCGCGCGGATCGATCGGCCCGGCGGGGTGACCGGGTTCGCCTCGGGCGCGGATGTCTTTGCCGGGGAACACCTGCCCGGCGCGCAGTTGGCGGACCTGTTCGGCGGTTTCTCGGACATGGATGCGCCGCTGTCCTTCACCCGCCCGTCGCCCGAGGCGCTGGAGCGCAGCGCCCGTGCGTTGGGTGTGAACAATGACAGCGTGGTGGTGGTCTATGACCGGCTGGGCGGGGCCTATGCCGCGCGGATCTGGCTGCTGTTTCACAGCGTCGGCTTCGACCGGGTGCGGGTGCTGAACGGCGGGCTTCAGGCGTGGAAAACCTCTGGATATGCCGTCGAAACCGGGCCCGCCGCGTCGGTCGCCCCGGGTGATTTTAGCGTCGGGCCACTGCGTGCGGATTTCGTTACCACCGACGACGTGGCGCGGATGGTTTCTGATGGTGCTGACGCGATGCAGCCGCTGGTCTGCGGGTTGCGGCCGCCGCAATTCACCGGCGAAGGCAGCGACGATCCGCGGCTGGGCCATATCCCGGGCAGCGTGAACCTGCCGTTTCCCGAGCTGTTGGATGGTGACGGCAAGCTGGACCTGGACCGTTTCCAGGACCGGTTCAACGCGCTGGATCTGGCGATGGATGCCGTGCCGGTGCTTTATTGCGGCGGTGGCATCAATGCGGCCGGGCTGGCGCTGGCCCTGGCCGCGACCGGGCACCGCGAATTCCGGGTCTATGACGATTCAATGAGCGGCTGGACGGCGGACCCGGCCCGCCCCGTGGCCCGTGGAGACGCACCATGA
- the mdlY gene encoding Mandelamide hydrolase: protein MTRPTMLSGAELTEGYRRGNFTPVDVAEAALKVITGPLDALNGLSSHDAGLTLDAARASAARWKAGAPLGPLDGVPISFKDSFHIGGLPRWHGTACHSGTVSAADALPVARAREAGMIPTCKTSMPDFAMIMSGLSSQHGVIRNAWDHDTSPGGSSSGAGPSVVLGAAAVALGTDMVGSVRLPAALSGLASIKPTQGRIAYDPPGSYRSAGPMARCVADVSLTLAALGRFSHGDFVSASGAFQPDDVPARLDGKRVALWRQAGWGDAPDAETRAALDKAAAQMSDLGAEIVEIDDLAADPDDYMAIHWNMLYVGAPDYFGLNAKARGLIHPDIGAMYDGLLGQSAILAAGMIRRINAAAIRIARQLDPFDHVLSPALPVRSFPADLTCPDPSLGAASHQAFACWFNQIGWPAATVPVHQPDDGGVPVSVQIAGKRFEDAGVLGVAARLEALRGFTIQWPEAAA, encoded by the coding sequence ATGACCCGACCGACCATGCTGAGTGGTGCCGAGCTGACCGAAGGCTATCGGCGGGGCAATTTCACCCCCGTCGATGTCGCCGAAGCGGCGTTGAAGGTGATCACCGGCCCGCTTGATGCGCTGAACGGTCTGTCCAGCCATGATGCCGGCCTGACGCTGGACGCCGCCCGCGCCAGCGCCGCGCGCTGGAAAGCGGGTGCGCCGCTGGGGCCGCTGGATGGCGTCCCGATCAGCTTCAAGGACAGTTTCCACATCGGCGGACTGCCGCGCTGGCACGGGACGGCCTGTCATTCGGGCACGGTGTCTGCGGCGGATGCGCTGCCGGTGGCGCGGGCGCGCGAGGCGGGAATGATCCCGACCTGCAAGACCAGCATGCCCGATTTCGCGATGATCATGTCCGGGCTCAGCTCGCAGCACGGGGTGATCCGCAATGCCTGGGATCACGATACCAGCCCCGGCGGGTCGTCCTCGGGCGCGGGGCCCAGCGTCGTGCTGGGGGCCGCGGCGGTGGCGTTGGGGACCGACATGGTGGGGTCGGTGCGGCTGCCCGCGGCGCTCAGCGGGCTGGCGTCGATCAAGCCGACGCAGGGGCGGATCGCCTATGATCCGCCGGGATCCTACCGCAGTGCCGGGCCGATGGCGCGCTGCGTGGCGGATGTGTCGCTGACGCTTGCGGCGCTGGGGCGGTTTTCGCACGGGGATTTCGTGTCCGCGTCGGGGGCCTTTCAGCCCGATGACGTGCCCGCGCGGCTGGACGGCAAGCGGGTCGCGCTGTGGCGGCAGGCCGGGTGGGGTGACGCGCCGGATGCCGAGACCCGCGCGGCCCTCGACAAGGCGGCGGCGCAGATGTCGGACCTGGGCGCCGAGATCGTCGAGATCGACGATCTGGCGGCCGATCCGGACGATTACATGGCGATCCACTGGAACATGCTGTACGTCGGCGCGCCCGATTACTTCGGGCTGAACGCCAAGGCGCGGGGGCTGATCCATCCCGATATCGGGGCGATGTACGACGGGCTGCTTGGCCAGTCGGCGATCCTGGCCGCCGGCATGATCCGGCGGATCAACGCGGCGGCGATCCGCATCGCCAGGCAGCTGGATCCGTTCGATCATGTCCTGTCGCCCGCGCTGCCGGTCCGGTCCTTCCCGGCCGACCTGACCTGCCCCGACCCGTCGCTGGGCGCCGCCAGCCATCAGGCCTTTGCCTGCTGGTTCAACCAGATCGGCTGGCCCGCTGCCACGGTGCCGGTGCATCAGCCCGATGATGGCGGCGTGCCGGTGTCGGTGCAGATCGCCGGAAAGCGGTTCGAGGACGCCGGCGTGCTGGGCGTGGCCGCGCGGCTGGAAGCCCTGCGCGGGTTCACCATTCAATGGCCCGAGGCGGCGGCATGA